The following coding sequences lie in one Melopsittacus undulatus isolate bMelUnd1 chromosome 9, bMelUnd1.mat.Z, whole genome shotgun sequence genomic window:
- the HYAL1 gene encoding hyaluronidase-1 isoform X2: protein MTLGWSCWIFLLLLPSLAWARGPDPVLVNRPFVTIWNIPTERCAEKYNVTLNLEVFDVLANDQQSFTGEDITLFYSKELGLLPYYTSEGMPVNGGLPQNASLQAHLQQATWDIKVTLPSPAYRGLAVIDWEKWRPLWVRNWGSMDIYQQQSEELVRQQHPQWPPELVKEVAKQQFEQSARNFMEQTLRLGETLRSSSYWGFYGFPDCYNNDFDSLPYTGMCPAVEQQRNKELWWLWESSRALYPSIYLPSCLNGTSKVLAYVRHRVAEAFAVQSGVFDGGIPVLPYSQIAFDCTVNFLSQEDLMNTIGESAAQGAAGIVLWGSLNYSNSKEMCLRLKDYVEGPLGHYIVNVTASTDLCSQTLCSGQGRCVRKEDKQGFLHLDPFRFAINLQAGKPWLVTQSLEPSDDTLKLAEDFRCQCYDTWQGPRCDTQDTTS from the exons ATGACATTGGGGTGGTCCTGCTGGatcttcctgctgctcctgccttccctgGCCTGGGCCAGGGGGCCTGACCCTGTCCTTGTCAACCGCCCCTTTGTCACCATCTGGAACATCCCCACAGAGCGCTGTGCTGAGAAGTACAACGTTACCCTCAACCTGGAGGTCTTTGATGTGTTGGCCAATGACCAGCAGTCCTTCACCGGGGAGGACATCACCCTCTTCTACAGCAAGGAGCTGGGGCTCCTTCCCTACTACACATCTGAGGGGATGCCAGTGAATGGGGGTCTCCCCCAGAATGCCAGCCTGCAGGCCCACCTGCAGCAGGCCACCTGGGACATCAAGGTcaccctgcccagccctgcctaCAGAGGACTGGCCGTCATTGACTGGGAGAAGTGGCGCCCACTGTGGGTCCGCAACTGGGGCTCCATGGACATCTACCAGCAGCAGTCAGAGGAGCTGgtgaggcagcagcacccacaatggCCCCCTGAGCTGGTGAAGGAGGTGGCCAAGCAGCAGTTTGAGCAGAGCGCCCGCAACTTCATGGAGCAGACCCTGCGGCTGGGTGAGACCCTCCGTTCCAGCAGCTACTGGGGGTTCTATGGCTTCCCTGACTGCTACAACAACGACTTTGACAGCCTGCCCTACACCGGGATGTGCCCAGCGGTGGAGCAGCAGAGGAACAAGGAGCTGTGGTGGCTCTGGGAGAGCAGCCGGGCGCTCTACCCCAGCATCTATCTGCCCTCCTGCCTGAATGGCACCAGCAAGGTGCTTGCCTACGTCCGGCACCGTGTGGCTGAGGCGTTTGCTGTGCAGAGTGGTGTCTTTGATGGTGGCATCCCTGTTCTGCCCTACTCCCAGATTGCCTTTGACTGCACAGTCAACTTCCTTTCCCag GAGGACCTGATGAACACCatcggggagagtgcagctcAGGGTGCTGCCGGCATAGTCCTCTGGGGCAGCCTCAACTACAGCAACTCCAAG GAGATGTGCCTGAGGCTGAAGGACTATGTGGAAGGGCCACTAGGCCACTACATCGTCAATGTGACAGCCAGCACTGATCTCTGCAGCCAGACCTTGTGTTCTGGCCAGGGCCGATGCGTGCGCAAGGAGGACAAACAGGGCTTCCTCCACCTTGACCCCTTCCGCTTTGCCATCAACCTGCAAGCTGGCAAGCCCTGGCTGGTGACCCAGAGCCTGGAGCCCAGTGATGACACCTTGAAGCTGGCTGAGGACTTCAGGTGCCAGTGCTATGACACGTGGCAAGGGCCTCGCTGCGACACTCAGGACACCACCAGCTGA
- the HYAL1 gene encoding hyaluronidase-1 isoform X1, with protein MLGLGIKVCFIRVCPGLPLSWLSPHCSRTHTAPTSTMTLGWSCWIFLLLLPSLAWARGPDPVLVNRPFVTIWNIPTERCAEKYNVTLNLEVFDVLANDQQSFTGEDITLFYSKELGLLPYYTSEGMPVNGGLPQNASLQAHLQQATWDIKVTLPSPAYRGLAVIDWEKWRPLWVRNWGSMDIYQQQSEELVRQQHPQWPPELVKEVAKQQFEQSARNFMEQTLRLGETLRSSSYWGFYGFPDCYNNDFDSLPYTGMCPAVEQQRNKELWWLWESSRALYPSIYLPSCLNGTSKVLAYVRHRVAEAFAVQSGVFDGGIPVLPYSQIAFDCTVNFLSQEDLMNTIGESAAQGAAGIVLWGSLNYSNSKEMCLRLKDYVEGPLGHYIVNVTASTDLCSQTLCSGQGRCVRKEDKQGFLHLDPFRFAINLQAGKPWLVTQSLEPSDDTLKLAEDFRCQCYDTWQGPRCDTQDTTS; from the exons ATGCTTGGCCTAGGGATAAAGGTCTGTTTTATCAGGGTCTGCCCAGGTCTCCCTTTGTCTTGGCTCTCCCCACACTGCTCCAGGACACATACTGCTCCCACCAGCACCATGACATTGGGGTGGTCCTGCTGGatcttcctgctgctcctgccttccctgGCCTGGGCCAGGGGGCCTGACCCTGTCCTTGTCAACCGCCCCTTTGTCACCATCTGGAACATCCCCACAGAGCGCTGTGCTGAGAAGTACAACGTTACCCTCAACCTGGAGGTCTTTGATGTGTTGGCCAATGACCAGCAGTCCTTCACCGGGGAGGACATCACCCTCTTCTACAGCAAGGAGCTGGGGCTCCTTCCCTACTACACATCTGAGGGGATGCCAGTGAATGGGGGTCTCCCCCAGAATGCCAGCCTGCAGGCCCACCTGCAGCAGGCCACCTGGGACATCAAGGTcaccctgcccagccctgcctaCAGAGGACTGGCCGTCATTGACTGGGAGAAGTGGCGCCCACTGTGGGTCCGCAACTGGGGCTCCATGGACATCTACCAGCAGCAGTCAGAGGAGCTGgtgaggcagcagcacccacaatggCCCCCTGAGCTGGTGAAGGAGGTGGCCAAGCAGCAGTTTGAGCAGAGCGCCCGCAACTTCATGGAGCAGACCCTGCGGCTGGGTGAGACCCTCCGTTCCAGCAGCTACTGGGGGTTCTATGGCTTCCCTGACTGCTACAACAACGACTTTGACAGCCTGCCCTACACCGGGATGTGCCCAGCGGTGGAGCAGCAGAGGAACAAGGAGCTGTGGTGGCTCTGGGAGAGCAGCCGGGCGCTCTACCCCAGCATCTATCTGCCCTCCTGCCTGAATGGCACCAGCAAGGTGCTTGCCTACGTCCGGCACCGTGTGGCTGAGGCGTTTGCTGTGCAGAGTGGTGTCTTTGATGGTGGCATCCCTGTTCTGCCCTACTCCCAGATTGCCTTTGACTGCACAGTCAACTTCCTTTCCCag GAGGACCTGATGAACACCatcggggagagtgcagctcAGGGTGCTGCCGGCATAGTCCTCTGGGGCAGCCTCAACTACAGCAACTCCAAG GAGATGTGCCTGAGGCTGAAGGACTATGTGGAAGGGCCACTAGGCCACTACATCGTCAATGTGACAGCCAGCACTGATCTCTGCAGCCAGACCTTGTGTTCTGGCCAGGGCCGATGCGTGCGCAAGGAGGACAAACAGGGCTTCCTCCACCTTGACCCCTTCCGCTTTGCCATCAACCTGCAAGCTGGCAAGCCCTGGCTGGTGACCCAGAGCCTGGAGCCCAGTGATGACACCTTGAAGCTGGCTGAGGACTTCAGGTGCCAGTGCTATGACACGTGGCAAGGGCCTCGCTGCGACACTCAGGACACCACCAGCTGA